In Hwangdonia lutea, a single window of DNA contains:
- a CDS encoding FG-GAP repeat domain-containing protein: MTFLKTANLAFIIFTLILLNLFFYNSRKTTEIYTTETTLFKQDSVLSGKQLAQIYCKICHQFPEPQLLDKSTWANHVLPNMGMRMGIKIAGVDPFAGTPKEDLELVKSLGIYPDKPIITEEQWTKITDYYINEAPKKPIDQNITTKKITNLSLFQSRKVFINNKGFPRTSMLKFDKSKNLLYVGDASNLIYVLDDKMTVKKTWKMPSPAVDIDFPANSSPRILTIGKFNPSDQKLGSLLYNNTSLKNLPRPVSFTTADLNADSKEDVVICGFGHNTGKLFWYDNFNPEKEHVLKNMPGARKVEITDLNHDGKPDLVVLMAQAFEQVSVFYNLGNNMFEEKVVLKFPPVYGVSYLELVDFNKDGYQDILLTNGDNWDYSIIRKNYHGVRIYINDGHDNFENAFFYPLYGASKALARDFDNDGDLDIAASAFYNNQDKPEQSFIYLSNQGNMSFKAHSTPEAASGKWLTMDAADYDNDGDIDIFLGSYFHTFGEYFKHVSKGVSDFPQLLILTNNFEE; the protein is encoded by the coding sequence ATGACATTTTTAAAAACAGCAAATCTTGCTTTTATAATTTTTACTCTAATTCTATTAAACTTATTTTTCTATAATAGTCGTAAAACAACCGAAATATATACTACAGAAACTACACTGTTCAAACAAGACTCTGTGCTTTCCGGAAAGCAATTAGCCCAAATATATTGTAAAATTTGTCATCAATTTCCAGAACCACAACTATTGGATAAAAGCACTTGGGCTAACCACGTGCTTCCTAATATGGGAATGCGAATGGGCATTAAAATTGCAGGCGTAGACCCATTTGCAGGCACACCAAAAGAAGATTTAGAATTAGTAAAATCTTTAGGAATTTATCCCGATAAGCCAATTATTACCGAGGAGCAATGGACAAAGATTACAGATTATTATATCAACGAAGCTCCAAAAAAGCCTATAGATCAAAACATTACAACCAAAAAAATCACCAATCTTTCTTTATTCCAAAGCAGAAAGGTTTTTATAAACAATAAAGGCTTCCCAAGAACTTCCATGTTGAAATTCGATAAGTCAAAAAACCTATTGTACGTTGGCGATGCGAGCAACTTAATTTATGTTTTAGATGATAAAATGACTGTCAAAAAAACATGGAAAATGCCAAGTCCAGCGGTAGATATTGACTTTCCAGCCAATAGTTCACCGCGCATATTAACCATTGGTAAATTTAATCCTTCCGACCAAAAGTTAGGGAGCCTTCTATATAATAATACAAGTCTTAAAAATCTGCCCAGACCCGTAAGCTTTACCACAGCCGATTTAAATGCAGATAGTAAAGAAGATGTCGTTATTTGTGGTTTTGGCCATAACACGGGCAAACTATTTTGGTATGACAACTTTAACCCAGAAAAAGAACACGTGTTAAAAAACATGCCCGGAGCAAGAAAAGTAGAAATCACCGATTTAAACCATGATGGCAAACCAGACCTTGTTGTTTTAATGGCGCAAGCATTCGAGCAAGTATCCGTGTTTTACAATCTGGGAAATAATATGTTTGAAGAAAAAGTAGTGTTGAAATTCCCGCCAGTTTATGGCGTTAGCTATTTAGAATTGGTAGATTTTAATAAAGATGGCTATCAGGATATCCTATTAACAAACGGCGATAATTGGGATTATTCCATAATCAGAAAAAACTACCATGGCGTTAGAATATATATAAACGATGGTCACGACAATTTTGAAAACGCCTTTTTCTACCCACTATACGGCGCCAGTAAAGCCTTGGCAAGAGATTTTGATAATGATGGCGATTTAGATATTGCCGCCTCCGCATTTTACAACAATCAAGATAAACCAGAACAATCTTTTATTTATTTATCAAACCAAGGAAACATGAGTTTTAAAGCACATTCCACCCCCGAAGCTGCATCAGGAAAATGGCTTACCATGGATGCCGCAGACTATGATAACGATGGCGATATCGATATCTTTTTAGGATCTTATTTCCATACATTCGGAGAATACTTCAAACATGTTTCAAAAGGCGTTTCAGATTTCCCGCAACTATTAATCTTAACAAATAATTTCGAAGAATAA
- a CDS encoding type III pantothenate kinase — MNLIVDVGNTYVKLAVFKDDAIKRKDVIKLEHLLNHIDFLKKEYKSISKVILSSVGKLQDDTVNYIDEHFSLIRLNSDTNLPFTNLYSTPKTLGIDRIALVSASVNKFPENNALIIDAGTCITYDFVNNKNEYLGGAISPGIRMRYKSLHNLTANLPLLETEIPNSITGNSTNASIHSGVVHGVLKEIEGVIRDYELKYSDLTVILTGGDANFLSKQLKSSIFANSNFLLEGLNYILQFNSN, encoded by the coding sequence ATGAATTTAATTGTAGATGTTGGTAATACTTATGTAAAACTTGCTGTTTTTAAGGACGATGCTATTAAAAGAAAGGATGTGATTAAATTGGAGCATCTTTTAAATCATATAGATTTTCTGAAAAAGGAATATAAATCTATTTCAAAAGTGATTTTGTCCTCCGTAGGAAAGTTACAAGACGATACCGTTAATTACATCGATGAACACTTCAGCTTAATTCGCTTAAATTCTGATACCAATCTGCCTTTTACAAATTTATACAGCACACCAAAAACCTTGGGAATAGATAGAATAGCATTGGTTAGTGCTTCGGTAAATAAGTTTCCGGAAAATAACGCTTTAATAATAGATGCGGGCACCTGCATTACTTACGATTTTGTGAACAACAAAAACGAATATTTAGGAGGCGCCATATCGCCAGGGATTCGTATGCGCTATAAATCGTTACATAATTTAACCGCTAATTTACCGTTATTAGAAACAGAAATCCCAAATTCTATAACCGGAAACTCCACAAACGCATCAATACATTCTGGAGTTGTGCACGGGGTTTTAAAAGAAATTGAAGGAGTGATAAGGGATTATGAACTAAAATATTCAGATTTAACAGTTATTTTAACAGGAGGCGATGCTAATTTCTTGTCAAAACAATTAAAAAGTAGCATATTTGCCAACTCTAATTTCCTTTTAGAGGGACTAAACTATATTTTACAATTTAATTCAAACTAA